One part of the Paramormyrops kingsleyae isolate MSU_618 chromosome 2, PKINGS_0.4, whole genome shotgun sequence genome encodes these proteins:
- the gda gene encoding guanine deaminase has product MASDKVQIAQVYRGTFVHSTQNAPLEILEDRILGVGTDGKISFIEPAEKTDSLSAIWRFQISEVQQLGPSEFFMPGLIDTHIHAAQYCFMGTALDLPLLQWLETYTFPEEYKFRNLDYSENVYTKVVERTLSNGTTTACYFASIYTDSSLLLGEIAAKFGQRALVGKVCMDVNDSLKVYRETTEQSREETDRFINELLRRNYPLVKPIVTPRFAPSCTSDLLRQLGEIAENNDLHVQSHISETKDEMSLVETMFPESQSYTDVYLEHGLLTSKTVMAHGCHLTDDELVIFRDTGASIAHCPNSNISLCSGMLDVRNVLNKKVKLGLGTDVAGGCSVSMLDAIRRTMETSKALKINNPQHECLRIDEVFRLATLGGSQALSLDKETGNFEVGKDFDALRIDPTASESPFDVFSGDDIEIILEKFLYLGDDRNIREVFVAGRRVVPFAEPV; this is encoded by the exons ATGGCAAGTGATAAAGTTCAAATTGCGCAAGTGTACAGAGGAACATTTGTACATTCCACCCAAAATGCACCTCTAGAAATTTTGGAGGACCGAATTTTAGGAGTCGGTACTGATGGCAAG ATTTCTTTCATTGAGCCTGCTGAGAAAACTGACAGCCTCTCTGCAATATGGAGATTCCAAATATCAGAGGTGCAACAACTAGGACCAAG CGAATTCTTCATGCCTGGTCTGATCGATACGCACATCCATGCTGCCCAGTACTGCTTCATGGGTACCGCCCTAGACCTGCCACTGCTACAATGGTTGGAAACCTACACTTTCCCCGAAGAATATAAATTCCGGAATCTGGATTATTCAGAGAATGTCTATACAAAAGTTGTG GAAAGAACCCTTAGTAATGGCACTACTACAGCATGTTACTTTGCCAGCATATACACAGATTCCAGTCTTCTTCTTGGAGAGATTGCAG CAAAGTTTGGTCAGCGAGCTCTGGTGGGCAAAGTGTGCATGGATGTCAATGACTCTCTGAAAGTTTACAGAGAAACGACAGAACAGTCAAGGGAGGAAACCGATCG GTTCATTAACGAATTATTGAGAAGAAAT TATCCCCTGGTGAAGCCCATCGTTACACCACGCTTTGCCCCATCTTGCACTTCAGACCTGCTCAGGCAGTTGGGCGAGATTGCAGAGAACAATGACTTGCATGTCCAG AGTCACATAAGTGAGACAAAAGATGAAATGAGTCTGGTGGAGACGATGTTTCCTGAATCCCAGTCCTACACAGATGTGTATCTCGAGCACGGCCTCCTCACTAGCAAG ACCGTGATGGCTCATGGCTGTCACCTGACTGATGACGAGCTGGTTATCTTCAGAGACACTGGGGCTTCCATTGCTCACTGTCCCAACTCCAACATCTC GCTGTGCAGCGGCATGCTGGATGTCCGCAACGTTCTGAACAAAAAAGTGAAACTGGGCCTTGGAACAG ATGTTGCTGGCGGGTGCTCGGTCTCCATGCTCGATGCCATCCGGAGAACGATGGAAACCTCCAAAGCCCTGAAGATCAACAACCCTCAACATGAATGCCTCCGTATTGACGAAGTCTTTAGACTGGCCACACTGGGGGGAAGTCAAG CTCTGTCCCTGGATAAAGAAACAGGAAATTTTGAAGTGGGGAAGGATTTTGATGCACTGCGCATAGATCCCACAGCCTCCGAGAGCCCTTTCGATGTCTTCAGCGGTGATGACATTGAA ATAATCCTGGAGaagttcttgtatttgg GTGACGACCGCAATATCAGGGAGGTGTTTGTCGCTGGCAGAAGGGTGGTGCCGTTTGCGGAGCCCGTCTAG